One genomic segment of Clostridium saccharoperbutylacetonicum N1-4(HMT) includes these proteins:
- a CDS encoding sugar phosphate isomerase/epimerase family protein, whose product MRLGMRCHDVVHTNLEDLSESIQNKNFKTVQLALRKINTGFNANKAHITPGMAKHIRDIFAKHDISIGILGCYVNIAHPDNDELKVLLDRFKEHIRFARDFGCSLVGTETGALNKEYVYGPENNTEEAFLRTLNSVRILVEEAEKFGVIVAIEGVANHIINTPERMKMVLNNIPSNNLQVIFDPTNYMTVENYKDQDEMMKKNFELFGDRIVAIHAKDFICEDNEIKLVPIGKGLLNYELLLSLIKENNPYIEVFLESTKPEHVDESVDYITKIYNSVK is encoded by the coding sequence ATGAGACTTGGAATGAGATGTCATGATGTAGTTCATACTAATCTTGAAGATTTAAGTGAAAGTATACAAAATAAGAATTTTAAAACTGTTCAGTTAGCACTAAGGAAAATTAATACGGGCTTCAATGCTAATAAAGCTCATATAACACCAGGAATGGCAAAGCATATAAGAGATATATTTGCTAAACATGATATAAGTATAGGTATATTAGGTTGCTATGTGAATATAGCTCATCCTGATAATGATGAACTTAAGGTATTATTAGATAGATTCAAAGAACATATAAGATTTGCGAGAGATTTTGGATGTAGTCTTGTGGGAACAGAAACTGGCGCTTTGAACAAAGAATATGTTTATGGACCAGAAAATAATACAGAAGAAGCTTTTTTAAGAACTTTAAATTCTGTAAGAATATTAGTAGAAGAAGCTGAGAAGTTTGGAGTAATTGTTGCTATTGAAGGAGTTGCAAATCATATAATCAATACTCCAGAAAGAATGAAGATGGTACTTAATAATATTCCATCTAATAATCTACAAGTAATTTTTGATCCAACAAATTATATGACTGTAGAAAATTATAAAGATCAAGATGAGATGATGAAAAAAAACTTTGAATTATTTGGAGATAGAATAGTTGCTATTCATGCAAAAGATTTTATATGTGAAGATAATGAAATTAAATTAGTTCCAATTGGAAAAGGTTTGTTAAATTATGAATTGTTACTATCACTAATAAAAGAAAATAATCCTTATATTGAGGTGTTTCTTGAAAGTACAAAACCAGAACATGTAGATGAAAGTGTTGATTACATTACTAAAATATATAATAGTGTGAAGTAA